The Triticum aestivum cultivar Chinese Spring chromosome 4B, IWGSC CS RefSeq v2.1, whole genome shotgun sequence sequence gtaaaatcccgatttcacccggaacacttccgatgtccaaacataggcttccaatatatcaatctttacgtctcgaccattttgagactcctcgtcatgtccgtgatcacatccgggactccgaacaaccttcggtacatcaaaatgcataaactcataatattactgtcatcgttaccttaagcgtgcggaccctacgggttcgagaacaatgtagacatgaccgagacacgtctctggttaataaccaatagcgggacctggatgcccatattggctcctacatattctacgaagatctttatcggtcagaccgcataacaacatacgttgttccctttgtcatcggtatgttacttgcccgagattcgatcgtcggtatccaatacctagttcaatctcgttatcggcaagtctctttactcgttctgtaatacatcatctcacaactaacatattagttgtaatgcttgcaaggcttatgtgatgtgtattaccgagagggcccagagatacctctccatcaatcggagtgacaaatcctaatctcgaaatacgccaacccaacatcgaccattggagacacctgtagtactcctttataatcacccagttacgttgtgacgtttggtagtacccaaagtattcctccggtaaacgggagttgcataatctcatagtcataggaacatgtataagtcatgaagaaagcaatagcaacatactaaacgatcgggtgctaagctaatggaatgggtcatgtcaatcagatcattctactaatgatgtgacctcgttaatcaaataacaactcattgttcatggttaggaaacataaccatctttgattaacgagctagttaagtagaggcatactagtgacactctgtttgtctatgtattcacacatgtattatgtttccggtaaatacaattctagcatgaataataaacatttatcatgattataaggaaataaataataactttattattgcctctagggcatatttccttcagttttttgattgtgggggctctacggcctcctcgtcaaattcgggcaatagtttgcgctttgggtagctctttgcttggcggctatcgccgtatttgtctgcggtctttagtactttgctccatctcattctgagtatgtcttccgctgttttgagcttccgcttctacttcttcagacttcgtgcagtggtgacgagccttttgtgaaggttcttctgctccaatgatgtgttcggcgtgagatcatccggactgttgttttcgccggggatgggttgtttATCCAactcatcctgttcggatggttgcttggtggcatgttcgtcatccactggttcgccctgctctacggctgggtctgTGTGGGTGCTgtcgttgtcgaggcgggactttgggcggcgcttgcggCGCCGTTTCggctgtttttcgggggaattatccttcgcagcgtcccgttgttcctcgttatcgcttccttttggtgtatccaccatatatacatcatgagttgaggtggctttccagtgccctgtgggtgctggttcttggtcgtctccgacatcgtcgtccataccgtcgatatcttcggagtcgaaatctagcatatcggttaagtcatcgacagtggctacaaagtgggtggtgggtgggctttgaatttcttcgtcgtccgcatcccaaccgtcctggccataatccgaccaaggctctcctgataaagagaggcactttagcgaattcaggatgtcgccaaaaggcgagtgctgaaagatgtccgtagcggtggactccatgatcggcgtccaatcggatttgattggcaggagcgcggaaggttcgggatccggagaagagtccggcaccttggagtcacaagctttaCAAGGGACatggtcggtattcggctccatcgtcgtagcagcccccgaggcggtgtctagccacccatcctcgattggcgcagtcggctccgagttaagggttggagcggactcttgtgcggcttccagggcactgtccggcagcagagctaaatcatgcccatcgtgacagtgcggcgcgcttggctgcggctcgaatccgtcgaagatcaagtctccacggatgtcggccgtatagttcaaacttctaaatctgacctgatggccaggggcgtagctttcgatctgctccagatggccaagcgaattggcccgcagtgcaaagtcaccgaatacgaagatctgtccggggagaaaagtctcaccctggactgtgtcgctgttgatgatcgaaggagccatcgggcctatgagcgacgacacagaggaactctcaatgaaagcatcaatgtcggtgtcaaaaccggcggatctcgggtagggggtcccgaactgtgcgtctaggcggatggtaacaggagacaagggacacgatgtttttacccaggttcgggccctctcgatggaggtaaaaccctactcctgcttgattaatattgatgatatgggtagtacaagagtagatctaccacgagatcaaggaggctaaaccctagaagctagcctatggtatgattgttgttcgtcctacggactaaaaccctccggtttatatagacaccggggaaggctagggttacacagagtcggttacaatggtaggagatctacatatccgtatcgccaagcttgccttccacgccaaggaaagtcccatccggacacgggacgaagtcttcaatcttgtatcttcatagtcttggagtccggccaatgatgatagttcggctatccggacaccccctagtccaggactccctcagtcaggcCCTAGTTGCGAGTCATGGGTAGACttacaactgggacaaaaaaagatCGGGatctagttgcgagtcaagggtgaacttgcaactgggacaaaaacaGTTGCGCCCCAGTTGCGAGTTAAGGGTGGATTTGCGGGTAGGACAAAAAAAAGTGTTGgcaccagttgcgagtcgagggggTACTTAAGGCTGAGGGAGAAAATGTCGGCCtgagttgcgagttgagggtggagTTGAAAGTAGGGCAAAAAAAGATCGAGCTCCAGTTGCGAatcaaggatggacttgcaactgagaaaTAAAAGGTCggaccctagttgcgagttgattcTAGACTCGtaactgggacaaaaaaaggtCAGGACCCAGTTGTGAGTTGAGGATGGACTCGTAATTGGAGAAAAAATGGTGGGCCAAGTTGCGAGTCGACGATAGACTTGTAACTGGAAACAAAAGTtgaccctagttgtgagtcgaggtTGGACTATCAACCGAAAAAAGGCCGACCTCGTTTGTAAGTCGATGGGTGAACTTGTAACTAGGATAAAAAAAGGCAGGCTCCACTTGCGAGTCGacggtggacttgcaattgggactaAAAAAGGTCGGGTTCCGTTGCGAGTCGAGAgtgaacttgcaactgggacacAAAAGGTTGCCTTAGTTGAGAATCGAGAGTAGACTTGCAATTGAAAAAAAAAGAGTTCGGGCCTAATTGCGAGTCGAGGTAGACTTGTGACTGAGACAAAAAAAAGGTCGTTGttcagttgcgagtcgaggatgggATTGTAACTCGGACGAAAGAAGATTGAGCATCAGATGCAAGTTGATGATGTACTTGCAACTAGAACAAGAAAAAAAAAATAGGTCTCTGTGTTTGTGGTGGACAGTAAACTAACAACTATGAAAAAGAATCCTGAATTCAAAAATATGGAAAAGAAAGATAAATAAATATAAAAGATCTTAAATTTAAAAAGGTTACGAACttgaaacaaaaaatgaaaaaagaggataaaggaaaaaagaaacaaaaaagaaaataaaaaatcccTTGTGGCTGTGACCACGCTGAGGCAACTCAAACGCAACAACTGGACCCCTCGCGTGAATGATGCGTACAATACCGACGCCAAGCGATGCGAACCAACctttggttggatggttagagagactgtggtattctcaacccatcagggttcaaatcctggtgctcgcatttatttctggatttattttaggttttccggcgatgcgcattcagtgggaggagacgttcccgtctatgacgaggtgcctacggtgacttcgtaaatttcaagatgatatgccggctcagtctttcagaggtgctcataagggtagggtgtgcgtgtgtgcgtttataggggtgagtgtatgcgcgtgtatatgagcgcttgtgtctgtactgatgtttaaGAAAAACGCCAAGCGACAAAATAAACAAAAAATATTAATCTTGATGACTATATCATACGGttcatctagatgtgaaatagtaaATTTGTAATTTCCTATGCTTGTATAAATGAATAAAGGATGTTTGAAgtgtcaaaaagaaaaaaaacacgcCTTGTCTAGCAGATGCTCCTATGCATCATCTCGTTGTACTGCAGCAAGGAGATCTGCCGCTGCATCCTCATCTGCAagtagaagttggcgatgaactcCTCAGCCTTCACGTCCACCCCGGCGTCCTCGCCGTCCTCTTGTTCCGCGGCGCCGAAGTTCGCGCAGCTCGCTCCCATCACCGCCCGCTGGAGCAGCTGCTCCTCCGCGCAATCGTCGAGGTTCTCGACGCCGTACTCGCTCGGCCCGGCACCGTGGCCGTCCCCGACGCTGCCCGCGTCCTTCTCGCGCGGGTCACAGAAGAAGTAGCGGTCGCCACTGTAGTCGTCGGGGGTGTCCGGGACGGCGGGGGCGATGCAGGGGATGAAGCGGAGCACGCGCGCGGAGGGGGCGCGGAACCGGAACGCCGGCGTCTCGTCGATGGAGAACTCGCGCTCACCGTAGCGCAGCCGGTCGCTGCGCCCGCTGCGCCCCAGGGTCTTGAGCAGGCGGAGGCCGTGCACCACGACTCCCTTCCGCGCCCGGAGCACCGCCAGCCGCAGCAGCCGCCACGCCCGCCCTCGGATCGACGCCCTCCTCATCGCCTTAGGCGTCGTCGTCGCCATTGTAGTGCTGTCCACCAGAATAGCAGCCGCCTCTGTTGCTTGCTGCAATGCTGCTCTGCTGTTTCGCCTCTACTATGCAAAGTTAGTGATGAGATGAGCGGGGCAGGGAGTGCGGCATAAATAGGGAGCTGGCAGCTGGCTTTGCTTGTGCTGTGTGTCGTGTGGCGGGAGCCGGAGCGCGATGGGAGAGAAGCGAAGCGAGCGCGTTTGTTTGGCTGCTCGCTTCGGGGTTGGCACAGAGCTGGAGGCTAGAGCGGCGGGGTGACTAGAGTCGTGTCGTGTGGACGGCGTCCGCCAGGGAAGGGTGGACGCATAGTGCGCGCCGGATCGACCAGACGGACGGCGGGAAAGAAGCGATGCGTTTCTGGACATGCAGACGTTTCGTGGGTTCAGTTTCCAGCTCCTCGTTTTCCGAACACGGTTTTGTTTTGCCTGCAGAGGCGTCGACCGGTAGGGTACTACTGCTACGAGTTTCTCTGCCGAGTACCGACAGGCAACTGTGAAGAGCGAAGACTGGGACCTGCTGGATTTACGTGCTTCTTTTGGCGGGGgatttagggcatgtacaatggttgataagataatcttatcttaagtcttgcatgtaatctagagatgacaaaaaacagagtctacaatgggtcatctcttagccttatcttcaataactagcaattcctaaaaacgtgttgagacatattgtgctaagagatcatctcttgtcttctcttaaataagataagacaagccttttcttataagttctttctcctccacctcatcatttatcctacgtggcactcctaagatagaaccattgtacatgcccttacgtGCTTTCCATGGTGCTTCGTGCTACGTTTTGTTGCATACATGGCCTCAACTGTAGTTTTCTTGGCGCAGACAAAGCTTTGCCGTGGGTTTTGCTCCCAGTCCCGTCTCAGTTTTAGTAGTGAGATAGTGTCAAAAGGTCGATTTGTAGTCAGGAACATGTAAAAAAATAAAGTTAgtatcttagggcatctccaacctgACACTCAGATCCAACACCGTATCCGTTCGCGGACCGGTGTGCAAAGTTTAATAAAGTAAACAAATTTTATTAAACAAGACCGATTTCAACTTAGTTCAGACATAATTCACATAAAACAAACGATATTTTAACCGTTTGACTAAAAACTAGAAAAAGCTAGCATGCTAACTTGTAGCGGAAGACAACCTCGTACCCATGGCCGCCCTGGCCGGCTGCACCACCGTCGCCGTCATCCTTCCAGCGGCGGAATGGCGCTGGGCCACGACAGCCTTGCCCGGTCGCCGCTTGGCACTCCCGGAGGAGCCGTTTCGCTTCCTCCTGCGCAGTGTGGAGGCCCGTCGCGGCCAATGCTGCCCCGGcagatgaagccatgtacctagagtagggtcatggacctgtcaaGATACCCTCctcaaggacatctctagaagaagctacctttcagtcgacctggaaggattccactcgacgaactcgaagacactcgaccatgaagccattcactcgaccaccaggagatctagagtcactctgcacccaaacggtcggtcattaagtagtctttatgatcatcatagcactttatgtatggcgttaccagtaacgccaggtcttaatgtaccttaaaccctgcataactgagggccggaggggtctggcggactctatataagccaccccctcctcagtgtaaagggttcacacccctgtaactcatacgcacataatccagtcgaccgcctccgggctccgagacgtagggctattacttcctccgagaagggcctgaactcgtaaacatcttgcgtatacaactactccatagctaggatcttgcctctccattcctacccccctattctactgtcagacttagaaccacgacagttggcgcccaccgtggggcaggtgtcttagcgacctattggagaagttgcgattgttCCGATCTCCTTcgtcatggtttcaggcggagttttggttgagggccgcgagatccgtctcggcgcgctcacgttcattgccgacgactccgcttggcttcaagaggctccactcaacatcgacgcgctccccgtccgcggggcgacgcacttccgtgtgtgcgtccgcggcgtcctcctgcggcaaccgtcaacCCCATATCCGTCTACTCATGTGTCATCCTCCTCCCTGTCTCCTgctggcgcaagcgctccggtcggtcaaggcttcagcggtgggtgaggcacgcggtagcTTGCCAGTCGGCCActccccaagtcgcggcgatcgagcccgacgaatctctctacggcttgttcgaccggctccgtagagactgcatccgagtgcgacagcagtgatccggcggcggaggttctgatggtcaatggaccacgcagtcctcccggttttccccgcaccgacggagtcGACGGCAGAGGCGATCCGGCGCACGCCCACGAAGAATATCAGCCCGAGCCCCTCACGTCGCTAcaaagggaagatcttcgccgccggaacatggatgcgatgcatactcctatcgttggagaaacccccgaggctcgtgccttagaggacgcgctttggccaacttggctgagcgcactcgactggagaacctccagcgagcactcgacgagcgtgcacggCAACGGGTCCCAGACTCCAGTTGACGacaactctttccaccaccgactcaggtatatcgaactccgattcagaatttagcagctgcagcccgtatagcagagtcgattcagccctctcagtcagaggctggcagaggcttgatgcagatcagagatttactccgggcagcaggagatcaaaattcagctgtatcgtaGTCGCGAAACaagattcacagcagatccgtcgctgcgaattcAGTCCAGTccgcccatagcccaagatcgcccccgaggcgtgagggacgtggaggccGGCGTGATCAGTATGACgaccgattcgatcgcgatgatcgacgtagagtgcccactcctcccccaaggggtgggtcatacgctcctcgacagcaagatgacagacgccagcacagtgttgggcgaagggttccagtcgaccccggAGAACCAGGCTTTggtgcgagatccattatcgttcaaggtttggtcgaccggaacagagctcaccgagaaggccatgacagagatgtgcccaccagcagcagagttcatgtctcaggaccagagtgttttagcagagccatcagggtcgcggtgattcctcccaacttcaggttggcgactggagtcagtaagtttggtgagtccaagcccgatacttggcttgaggactaccaagtggctgttcagattggcggcagcaatgatgaggtggccatgaaacacctacctcttatgttggagggctcggccagagcatggctgaatcagttggcacctagcatcatttacacttgggaagatcttgcccgagtgtttgtcagaacatttgaaggaacttgcaaacgaccagcagggttgacagagctgcaggtTTGTGTGCAGAAGTCAAATGAGACtatgagggattacatccagaggtggatcacattgcatcacacggtggagaatgtatctgaccaccaggcagtctgtgccttcaaggaaggcgttaagaacagagagctaagtttgaaattcggtcggaccggagacatgaccctgagtcgaatgatggagattgccaccaagcaTGCGAATGGTAAAGAAGAGGATCAGCttcggagtggcaagtacaagccaacCGCTCATGAAACCGGGGGAGGTAACTCCAgttggaagcagaagcggaaagccgagccggctgctccgggtgaagccttggccgtgactcaaggaaagttcaaagagaaacccaaagggtcttggaaccctaagaaggtgaaggacaaggaaggaaatgacgtgatggatttgccgtgccaaatccacacgaagaaagatgaggatggtaaattcatttacccgaaacataccacttgaCAGTgtcaactcttgatccagcaattttaggggaaacaacccaaagataaggaaaaggagtcggaaaaagttaaagacaaagaagaaagtgatgatggatatccccaggtcaattccaccttgatgatttttgctgatgttaaaagcaaaagtcgattgaaagttatcaaccgtgaagtgaatatggttgctccggcaactcccagttacctgaaatggtctcagactgccatcacattcgaccagtccgatcatccaACACACATtaccacccctgggaggcaagctttggtggtcgacccagtcatcgaaggcactcgactgaccaaagtcttgatggatggtggcagtggcctgaacatattgtatgcggagacgctaaaagggatgggcattccgatgtccagactcagtaccagcaacatgagtttccatggagtcattcctgggaagaaggctgagtcactcggccaaattgctcttgatgtggttttcggtgattcaaagcattaccgcaaagaaaagttgacgtttgaagtcgtggatttccagagtgcttatcacgctattttaggcaggccagcttatgcacgcttcatgtctcgaccatgttatgtgtacctcaaattgaagatgcctggtcccaagggtGTGATCACCATTACTGGCAAtcagaaaaaggcagaagagtgctttcagaagggctcaaagatcgctgatgctcagatggcagtggtagagctacAAATACCAGAAAActacagatccgagtgatttgttgtgagctaagaagcccgctacagagtcagtgttccagtcgtccggtgagacaaagcccgttcacattcacccgaccgaccccagtgctgctctgactcatatctccacaacactcgactctaaataggaagaagcgctcatccagttcctccgtgagaactgggacatcttcgcatggaagcctgctgacatgccgggtgttcccagggggctggctgagcatcgtctacgagtcgactcaaaaatgAAACCTGTCAAGGTACATCtttgacggtccgccgtccagaagagaaaggccattggcgaagaggtggctcggctcctagcagcagagtttatccgagagatttaccactccgagtggctcgctaatgttgtcatggtccccaagaaggacaagtcacttcgcatgtgcattgactttaaacatatcaatcgggcctgcccgaaagatcattttcctctcccccgcatcgaccaaatagtcgactcgaccgcgggatgtgagcgcctgtcttttttagacgcctattccagttaccatcagatccgtctgtatggacccgacaagattaaaacagctttcatcactccattcgggtgcttctgctatgtcaccatgccattcggccttacaaatgccggagccacgttcatgaggatgattcagaagtgtttgctcactcaaatcagtcggaatgtggaagcatacatggatgatattgtggtcaaatcgcggaagggttccgacctgttgactgacttcgctgaaacatttgccaatctcaggaggtatgatatcaagattaatccatcaaagtgcacattcggagttcctggcgaaaagttactcggttttcttgtttccgaacgaggaatcgacgccaacccaaaaaaagttggtactatactccgaatgaaacgccctgtgtgtgtgcatgatgtccagaagcttactggatgcttggccgctttaagtcgattcatctctcatctcagtgaaaaggcattgcctctttaccgactgatgaataagtcagacaagttcgagtggactccagaagctgatgcagcgtttgcagagctaaaagctgtgctctccacccagccggtgcttgctgccccagtcagcaaagagcctttgttgctttacattgcagccacaggacaagtcgtcagtataatacttacggtcgagcgggaagaagaaggaaaagtcttcaaagttcagcgcccagtatattatctttccgaagtgttgaccccatcgaagcaaagataccctcattatcagaagcttgtatatgggatttatatgaccacaaagaaggttgctcattatttctctgatcattccattacagtcgtcagcgacgccccattatcagagattctgcacaacagagatgcgactggtcgagtggcaaaatgggcgattgaactccttccccttgatatcaagtttgaggcaaagaaagccattaagtcccaagcagtagctgatttcatcgccgagtggattgaacaacaactgccgactcagattcactcgaagcactggaccatgttctttgatggttctaagatgctgaatggttccgatgctggggtagtgttggtttcccccgaggagataagctcagatatgtgctccagatccactttgattcctccaacaatgaagcagaatacgaagcacttttgtatgggttgcgtatggccatttcactcggcgtccgtcgcctcatggtctatggcgactcacaTTTGGTgtttaatcaggtgatgaaggagtgggacgtcagaagtccagccatgactggttactgcaatgcagtgagaaagctagagaagaaaattgaggggttagagcttcatcatataccccgactgaaaaatcaagcggctgaatttggcaaagataggttccaagagagaagtcattcccagtaatgtgtttttggaacacatccataccccatcagttcaagaggatcctttcaccgaagaagctccacagccaaaaagtgtcacagatccgactgaagttgaagttctagctgtggtcgacctgatcatggaagttttggtcatcactcccgactggacagagccgtacatcgcgtatatcctaaggaaagagctcccggaaaatgaagaagaggctcgatagatcgtccgtcgatccaaagcctttaccatGATAAAGGgatagttgtacagagaaagcgcgactggagtcggtcagaaatgtataacgctagaagaaggtcggataatccttgacgatatccactcggggacctgtggtcatcatgcgtcctctcggaccattgtggctaaagcataccgagcgggatttattgtccaagagcaaatgaaatggcaaaggagatagtagacaagtgtgaaggatgtcagttttattccaatctatcgcacaaacccgcctcagccttgaagaccattccactcgtctggcccttcgctgtttgggggttagatatggttggaccaccgagaactggcaggagcggcttcactcacttgctagtagcagtcgacaagtttaccaaatggattgaagctaagcccatcaagaatctggatactggcactgctatcagcttcatcagagagttggtgttcagatatggagttccgcacagcatcatcactgataatgggtcaaacttcgattttgatgaattcagagccttttgcgcatctcaaggcacatgagtcgactatgcttcagtcgctcacccccagtcgaatggacaagaagaacgagcaaatggtctaattctcaaaggactgaaaccccgactgatgcgcaatctcaaacacgcagcaggcgcatgggtcgacgaacttccgtcaaTTCTTCGGGATTAaggaccactcctaatcggtcgactaggagaactccgttcttcctggtctatggagctgaagcggtcctgccgagtgacctgcttcacaatgcaccccgagtcgaactctacactgaagatgaagcagagcaagcctggcaggacgcagtcgaccttctagaagaagaaagagagatggccatgatccgatcgactatctagctgcaggacttgcgtcgattccatgccagaaatgtgaagagtcgaccttccaagaaggagatttggttctccgagtggatcagcagaagccacacaagcttgctcctacttgggaaggtcccttcatcatcaccaaagtcctccacaatggagtgtaccgtctttacaatgtcgatcgccagattgacgagccaagaacttggaacgcggagctgctctgccccttttatacttaagtattcactcggatgagatgtaataaaagtacttctgtagtttgttTTTCAAAGACAAgaatgttataattttcccagagattgttgttacttttgtttacgtaaaaaatcccctagtgggtggcttagttgtgaatccgtttcgcctaagtttgtaaaaaaaatccctgccgagtggtgagccagcctcccactcgggggctcagctgcgaatctgtttcgcctaagtttaaggaaaaatcctaccgagtggtgagccagcctcccactcagaggcttagctgcagtccaagtactcgcctaagtgtttaaaatcctaccgagtggtgagccagcctaccactcgggggcttagctgcagtccaagtactcgcctaagtgtttaaaa is a genomic window containing:
- the LOC123094894 gene encoding uncharacterized protein, which gives rise to MATTTPKAMRRASIRGRAWRLLRLAVLRARKGVVVHGLRLLKTLGRSGRSDRLRYGEREFSIDETPAFRFRAPSARVLRFIPCIAPAVPDTPDDYSGDRYFFCDPREKDAGSVGDGHGAGPSEYGVENLDDCAEEQLLQRAVMGASCANFGAAEQEDGEDAGVDVKAEEFIANFYLQMRMQRQISLLQYNEMMHRSIC